From the Mesorhizobium koreense genome, the window TTTGCAGCGGAAGCGGGGAATGCTCCGAAGATCGAGGATCCCATAGGAGTTCATAGTGTGGCTGGCCTTACCGCGCAGCCGTTCGATGGCGAGCTTCATCTATATCTGGAACTGGCTGACGGTACGGAAGGAGTCTTCGTTCTTACCGCGCCAGGCAAAGACGTCCGACAAGTAGAGACCGTATCGAACGCCATACGCGATGCGATCCACCGTCTGGTTGCGATGCACTGAAGCGCGCGGACCATGACGTTTTGACTAGAGCCAGAGATACCGCCAAAAAGCAAAAAAGCCCCGCCACCTTTCGGCAGCGGGGCATAATCAAAACAGCGAGGTCAAAACTTGTAGTTCAGGCCGATCCGCACGCTGTCATTACGCCATTGCCCTCGGGATTCGTCTATGGTGCCACCAAAATAGGTGTCTTTACCGAGATCGACATGCAGGTATTCAAGTTTGGCGGTCAGATGATCGGTGAAGGCATATTCCACGCCTGCGCCCGCAGCCCATCCGAACGCTGTATGGCTTTCGGAAATAGCAGGCAAGACACCCCCTGGTGACCACAATTTCACTCTTCCGAAAGCCGTCCCTCCCGTCACATAAGGCATGAAACGATCAATCGCATAGCCGAGGCGCGGCCGAACCGTTCCCAGCCATGTCACTTTCGAATGGCATTCATAGGCGGGGTTCGGGCAAACGGTGACGCCTTTGGCATCCAGCCATGACAGGTCGCCTTCAATGCCGAGAACGACATTATTGGGAAACTGCCAATTATATCCAAAAGTGGCTCCGATGCCGCCCCCATCGGCGTGATGATCGGCATTCGTACCACCAGGATTAATGAACTCCCAGTCGGTGCGTCCCCAATTGTAGCTGCCGACAACACCAAGATAGGCGCCGGTCCAGTTAAAGGATGCGACGGGCATCGTTGCCATCGCATCTGCGGACCATGCCGGCGTCGAAGCGACAAGGAGCATCGCTGCTCCGGCAAGTAGACAAGCTCTCATGATTACCCCCCAATTGAAGTGGCCAAAGCAGTACGCCTGCTTTTGACCTTCAACAACCAAGACGCGCAAAAAATCGGTAGTGTGTTGCAGATTTGTCCGGAAGCTCGACGCCCGGCGTGGCCTTGAAACACAAAAAGCCCGCCGGCCGGAGCCAGCGGGCAGGATCAAGAGGGAATGCTGCTTGGCGCAAAGCACCCACGATCGAACATCCTGCTGAGAGGATTGTTCCCGCCCGAAACGCAAAAGAGCCCGCCGCCTCATGAGGAGCGACGGCCTGACGGTTTGTAAAGGAGTAGGCAGACTAGTTGCCGCTCATCTTGGCGATCTGTTTGAGTCCGGCTTTGTAAATGTCGCTGATC encodes:
- a CDS encoding outer membrane protein, whose protein sequence is MLLVASTPAWSADAMATMPVASFNWTGAYLGVVGSYNWGRTDWEFINPGGTNADHHADGGGIGATFGYNWQFPNNVVLGIEGDLSWLDAKGVTVCPNPAYECHSKVTWLGTVRPRLGYAIDRFMPYVTGGTAFGRVKLWSPGGVLPAISESHTAFGWAAGAGVEYAFTDHLTAKLEYLHVDLGKDTYFGGTIDESRGQWRNDSVRIGLNYKF